Proteins encoded within one genomic window of Humulus lupulus chromosome 1, drHumLupu1.1, whole genome shotgun sequence:
- the LOC133780101 gene encoding replication protein A 70 kDa DNA-binding subunit B-like yields the protein MYRHLLLVDKEGTRVQATIFEEYIQKYEKLIIMFKTYNISNALVNFIPKQYQIVDNKYQWIINEHTTVKEVGDEEIINTPQELYNFSFVPFNALEQYKTRTMEVDILALVIDIQPRKYIPTSSGVSCVRELTLLNEEKSQILLTVWDELFENECAIIASKIEARPVLAAKNLKVVSYMNPSLSTKSASRLLIDPELPQVIALRTWRDENNMYLEHFVARDLPASSNLTIPISDALTPINTVKNLVEQVNNTSNMSV from the exons ATGTATCGACACCTTCTGCTTGTTGATAAGGAg GGAACAAGGGTACAAGCTACAATCTTCGAGGAAtacatacaaaaatatgaaaagttAATCATTATGTTTAAGACTTACAATATCTCAAATGCTTTAGTCAATTTTATTCCAAAACAATATCAGATAGTTGATAATAAGTATCAGTGGATCATCAACGAGCACACTACTGTTAAGGAAGTTGGAGATGAAGAAATAATAAATACACCACAGGAACTTTATAACTTCTCTTTTGTGCCATTCAATGCTTTGGAGCAATATAAAACTCGCACAATGGAAGTTG ATATTCTGGCTTTAGTCATCGATATACAACCACGAAAATATATACCGACATCATCTGGTGTGAGTTGTGTTCGAGAATTGACTCTACTGAATGAAGA AAAATCACAAATACTGCTGACTGTGTGGGATGAGCTGTTTGAGAATGAATGTGCTATTATTGCAAGTAAAATTGAAGCAAGACCTGTTCTAGCAGCCAAGAACCTTAAAGTTGTTTCATATATGA ACCCATCACTCAGTACAAAATCTGCAAGTCGCCTCCTAATTGATCCAGAACTACCACAAGTAATTGCATTACGTACCTG GCGTGATGAAAATAACATGTACTTAGAGCACTTTGTTGCTAGAGACCTTCCAGCTTCATCAAACTTGACTATACCTATAAGTGATGCACTTACACCAATCAATACTGTTAAAAATCTGGTAGAACAGGTAAATAATACATCTAATATGTCTGTATAA
- the LOC133780107 gene encoding uncharacterized protein LOC133780107 codes for MSEDYCTSHSPLSHIRSQVLHHIHSVLQTMGSHINDYHLVDYTVTFNEEDMKLKEIHEELNILISKEDLLLPETLNVKQREAYDIIFQKVFAEESATFFIDGPGGTGKTYLYRAILAPVRSRGMIALATASSGVAAILLPGGRTAHSRFKIPLTCEKDTTCTVSKQSGLAKLLQCAKLIIWDEAPMSHHQSIEALDLMLKDINDSA; via the coding sequence ATGTCGGAAGATTATTGTACTTCACATTCACCTTTATCTCATATAAGGTCACAAGTACTCCACCATATTCATTCAGTTCTTCAAACAATGGGAAGTCATATCAATGATTATCATTTGGTCGATTATACAGTCACATTCAATGAAGAGGATATGAAACTAAAAGAAATACACgaagaattaaatatattaatatccAAAGAGGATTTATTATTACCAGAAACGTTGAATGTCAAACAAAGAGAGGCATAtgatataatttttcaaaaagtATTTGCTGAAGAATCTGCTACCTTTTTCATAGATGGACCTGGAGGAACTGGGAAAACTTATTTATATAGAGCTATTCTTGCTCCAGTGAGATCGCGAGGCATGATTGCTCTAGCGACAGCATCCTCTGGAGTGGCTGCAATTTTATTACCTGGTGGTCGCACTGCACACTCAAGATTTAAAATTCCTCTCACTTGCGAAAAGGATACTACATGCACAGTTAGCAAACAATCTGGATTAGCCAAATTACTACAATGCGCAAAATTGATAATATGGGATGAAGCTCCGATGTCTCATCATCAATCAATAGAAGCTTTGGACTTAATGTTAAAAGATATAAATGATTCTGCTTAA
- the LOC133780112 gene encoding uncharacterized protein LOC133780112, whose protein sequence is MVVKHMIHGPCGSLNPKNACLTKKGNCRNRYPKSFCSMTTQAQNAYPRYKRCDDGKPIQVRGTTLDNRWVVPYNPFLLAKFDCHMNVEIYSTIKVVKYLYKYIDKGHDHMTFNITSSNDENMINEIDNFQSARWISDPEAMWRIYGFTLNEIYPAVYSLQLHLEDKQLVTFNTSTKLSHIVQSDVFSRSMLTKFFRMNNYNEAARTLLHKEFPENFVWNHQQKI, encoded by the coding sequence ATGGTAGTTAAACATATGATACATGGTCCTTGTGGTTCTTTAAACCCAAAGAATGCTTGCTTGACGAAAAAAGGAAACTGTAGAAATCGCTATCCTAAATCTTTCTGCTCCATGACAACACAAGCACAAAATGCATATCCTAGATATAAACGATGTGATGATGGTAAACCCATTCAAGTAAGAGGCACTACTTTAGATAATCGTTGGGTTGTTCCATACAATCCATTTTTACTTGCAAAATTTGACTGCCATATGAACGTGGAAATATATTCTACTATTAAAGTTGTGAAATACTTGTATAAGTATATTGACAAAGGACACGATCATATGACTTTCAATATTACATCTTCAAATGATGAgaatatgattaatgaaattgaTAATTTCCAATCAGCAAGATGGATTTCGGATCCAGAAGCTATGTGGAGAATATATGGTTTCACATTAAATGAAATTTACCCAGCTGTTTATTCACTTCAATTACATCTCGAAGATAAACAACTCGTTACATTTAACACATCAACAAAACTTTCGCATATAGTACAATCTGATGTGTTCTCACGGTCTATGCTAACTAAATTCTTCAGAATGAACAACTACAATGAAGCCGCACGAACACTTTTGCATAAAGAATTCCCTGAAAATTTTGTTTGGAATCATCAACAAAAAATTTGA
- the LOC133780191 gene encoding uncharacterized protein LOC133780191, giving the protein MACDKCHKSTQKEFNEPVKKDHCNNKDGKAIPRCFVLVECEDTSGVLPTAIFGENAEKFIHCSALELMKHTTEEGIDNLETIADVSSSTQYTAQIKTYKYIRHQQTKYKYTITHLMDIFEGKKYSGV; this is encoded by the exons ATGGCTTGTGATAAATGTCACAAATCTACACAGAAAGAGTTCAATGAACCTGTAAAGAAAGACCACTGCAACAACAAAGATGGCAAAGCAATACCTAG GTGTTTTGTTCTGGTTGAATGTGAAGATACTTCTGGAGTGTTACCTACAGCAATTTTCGGAGAGAACGCAGAAAAGTTCATTCACTGCAGTGCACTTGAATTAATGAAACACACCACTGAG GAAGGAATTGATAACTTGGAAACAATTGCTGATGTTTCCAGTTCTACACAATATACTGCCCAGATCAAGACATATAAATATATACGACACCAGCAAACAAAATACAAGTACACTATCACGCATCTTATGGATATATTTGAGGGGAAAAAATATTCTGGTGTGTAG